In one window of Haemophilus parainfluenzae DNA:
- the gpt gene encoding xanthine phosphoribosyltransferase codes for MSEKYVVTWDMFQMHARKLAERLLPATQWKGIIAVSRGGLFPAAVLARELNIRFVETVCIASYDHDQQGALNVLHRAEGDGEGMIVVDDLVDTGNTARAIREMYPKAKFVTVFAKPAGAELVDDYVIDIPQNTWIEQPWDLGLTFVPPLARK; via the coding sequence ATGAGCGAAAAATATGTAGTTACTTGGGATATGTTCCAAATGCATGCCCGCAAATTAGCGGAACGTTTACTTCCTGCTACGCAATGGAAGGGAATTATAGCCGTAAGTCGTGGAGGCTTATTTCCTGCAGCGGTACTTGCTCGAGAATTAAATATTCGTTTTGTAGAGACGGTTTGTATTGCTAGCTACGATCATGATCAGCAAGGTGCATTAAATGTATTACATCGAGCAGAAGGTGATGGCGAGGGAATGATTGTGGTAGACGATTTAGTGGATACCGGAAATACCGCTCGTGCAATTCGTGAAATGTATCCGAAAGCAAAATTTGTAACAGTATTTGCCAAACCAGCCGGCGCAGAGCTAGTAGATGACTACGTAATTGATATTCCACAAAATACTTGGATTGAACAACCTTGGGATTTAGGCTTAACTTTTGTACCACCGTTGGCTAGAAAATAA
- a CDS encoding aminoacyl-histidine dipeptidase, with translation MSEITTLQPQLLWKWFDQICAIPHPSHHEDALATFIVNWAKEKQFFAERDEAGNVLIRKPATAGMEKSQPVVLQAHLDMVPQANEGNPHNFAQDPIRPYIDGDWVKAQGTTLGADNGIGLASTLAVLESTDIAHPPLEVLLTMTEETGMDGAVHLRRNWLKSEILINTDTEEIGEIYIGCAGGVNANIELPIQRESNPFSHSLQINLKGLRGGHSGCDIHTTRANAIKVLARLLAKLSQNQPHFALAEIRGGSIRNAIPREAAATICFNHDVESIKSAVKNFEVLLKEELAIAEPNLTLTVEQVENPQQTFSLETTQKVINLLNILPNGVIRNSDVIKNVVESSLSIGVLKTLENKIEGTILIRSLIESGKEYVKETLTSLAKLTGATVEFSGSYPGWKPVNDTAILALMKKHYAEVLGKEPEIKVIHAGLECGLLKEHYPNIDMISVGPTIRNAHSPDEKVQISTVQTYWELLTKVLAEIK, from the coding sequence ATGTCAGAAATTACCACATTACAACCGCAATTACTTTGGAAATGGTTTGATCAAATTTGTGCGATTCCGCATCCTTCTCACCATGAAGATGCGCTCGCGACCTTTATTGTTAACTGGGCGAAAGAAAAACAATTTTTTGCTGAGCGTGATGAAGCCGGTAATGTATTAATTCGCAAACCTGCCACAGCAGGAATGGAAAAAAGCCAACCTGTTGTATTACAAGCGCACTTAGATATGGTGCCGCAAGCGAATGAAGGCAATCCACATAACTTCGCCCAAGATCCTATTCGTCCTTATATAGATGGCGATTGGGTGAAAGCACAAGGTACCACGCTTGGTGCAGATAATGGTATTGGATTAGCATCCACCTTAGCCGTACTAGAAAGTACCGATATTGCGCACCCTCCGCTTGAAGTGTTGCTCACCATGACTGAAGAAACCGGCATGGATGGAGCCGTACACCTTCGTCGTAACTGGTTAAAATCAGAAATTTTAATCAATACCGACACCGAAGAAATCGGTGAAATCTACATTGGTTGTGCTGGCGGAGTGAATGCGAATATTGAGCTTCCTATTCAACGTGAAAGCAATCCATTCAGCCATAGTTTGCAAATTAACTTAAAAGGTTTGCGAGGTGGTCACTCTGGTTGTGATATTCACACCACACGTGCGAATGCAATTAAAGTGCTAGCACGTTTATTAGCAAAACTCTCACAAAATCAACCGCACTTTGCCCTTGCAGAAATTCGCGGCGGTTCAATTCGTAATGCGATTCCACGTGAAGCCGCTGCAACGATTTGCTTCAATCATGATGTAGAAAGCATAAAAAGTGCGGTCAAAAATTTTGAAGTTTTACTGAAAGAAGAGCTTGCTATCGCTGAACCAAACTTAACCTTAACCGTTGAGCAAGTTGAAAACCCACAACAAACCTTCTCGCTTGAAACCACCCAAAAAGTGATTAATTTGCTGAACATCTTACCAAATGGCGTAATCCGTAACAGTGATGTCATCAAAAATGTCGTGGAGAGCTCATTGAGCATTGGTGTATTAAAAACCCTTGAAAATAAAATCGAAGGCACCATTCTTATTCGCTCATTAATTGAAAGCGGTAAAGAATATGTAAAAGAAACCTTAACTTCACTCGCCAAACTCACGGGGGCGACAGTGGAATTCTCTGGTTCTTACCCAGGTTGGAAACCGGTAAACGACACCGCAATTTTAGCCTTAATGAAAAAACATTATGCAGAAGTGCTTGGCAAAGAGCCTGAGATTAAAGTGATTCATGCAGGGCTTGAATGTGGCTTGTTGAAAGAACATTATCCGAACATTGATATGATTTCTGTGGGGCCAACCATTCGTAATGCGCATTCGCCAGATGAAAAAGTCCAAATTTCAACAGTACAAACATACTGGGAATTACTCACAAAAGTTTTAGCGGAGATTAAATAA
- a CDS encoding UTRA domain-containing protein encodes MSKYKKVYNDIKSQINNRNFAPLQELPSENELMQSYGFSKDTIRKALSLLEIDGYIQKQQGRNSIVLEHDLSKPQILSEIKTVSELNSASTHHVKTTLTSLYIVQGEEELMHIFNVNDQIDFYRIARLREIDGEAVEYEVSYFDRRIVPFISREIAEHSIYHYLENELKLKISHSQRKIVFRYANEEEKNAINIGEYDMVVNVTSTTYLADGRLFQYGSISYRPDKIAFTSTAKRHA; translated from the coding sequence ATGAGCAAGTACAAGAAGGTTTATAACGATATAAAAAGCCAAATTAACAATCGTAATTTTGCACCGTTACAAGAGCTTCCTAGTGAAAATGAACTCATGCAAAGTTATGGTTTTTCTAAAGATACCATTCGAAAAGCGCTTTCTTTACTTGAAATTGATGGCTATATTCAAAAGCAACAAGGCCGAAATTCAATTGTTTTAGAGCATGACTTATCTAAACCACAAATACTTTCTGAAATTAAAACCGTTAGCGAACTAAATAGTGCCTCAACACACCATGTTAAAACGACATTAACTAGCTTGTATATTGTGCAAGGTGAAGAAGAACTGATGCATATTTTTAACGTCAACGATCAGATCGATTTTTATCGCATTGCTCGTTTGCGTGAAATAGATGGAGAGGCCGTTGAATATGAGGTTTCTTATTTTGATCGCCGCATCGTACCGTTTATTAGTCGAGAAATTGCAGAACACTCTATTTATCACTATTTGGAAAACGAATTAAAATTAAAAATTAGCCACTCACAACGAAAAATTGTCTTTCGTTATGCTAATGAAGAAGAAAAAAATGCGATAAATATTGGTGAGTATGACATGGTCGTAAATGTGACGAGCACGACTTATTTGGCTGATGGTCGTCTGTTTCAATATGGGAGTATTAGTTATCGGCCAGATAAAATTGCATTTACATCAACAGCAAAACGACATGCATAA
- the malQ gene encoding 4-alpha-glucanotransferase, with product MLTRSSGVLMHITSLPNSFGIGSFGQSAYDFVDFLVETKQTYWQILPLTTTSYGDSPYQSFSAIAGNTHLIDFDLLAQMGLLKEADYASVNFGDDPTSVDYERIFYARRPILETAVKTFLANQSFQADFKHFEKNNRLWLNNFAEFMAIKEHFGNQALQKWDDKKAVARDPSALEKYRSMLAEQIQYFKVTQYFFFKQWTELKNYANQKGIQIIGDMPIYVAADSVEVWTKPELFQLDKERNPLVVAGVPADQFSATGQLWGNPLYDWEEHKKQGYTWWIHRIEESFKIYDVLRIDHFKGFSDYWQVDGKAEVAKDGSWQPGPGYDLFKAVKEQLGDLPIIAEDLGNIDDKARKLLADCNYPGMKILQFGFEDVSGKSLDSPHYCIPHSIVYTGTHDNDVTNGWYNSLTEQQQQYINDYTHRREDESIYQAMIRQLFATVSNTAIATMQDVLDLPASSRMNVPSTIGGNWQWRMQQSDLTQDKKDFLAKMTTLYQRANQEKNNDEI from the coding sequence ATGCTGACTCGTTCAAGTGGTGTTCTTATGCACATTACTTCTCTACCAAATTCATTTGGGATTGGTAGTTTTGGGCAATCTGCTTATGACTTTGTTGATTTTTTAGTTGAAACTAAACAAACTTATTGGCAAATTCTTCCACTTACCACCACCAGTTATGGTGATTCACCTTATCAATCTTTCTCTGCGATTGCAGGTAATACTCACCTTATTGATTTTGATTTATTAGCCCAAATGGGCCTGTTGAAAGAAGCTGATTATGCTTCAGTCAATTTTGGGGATGATCCAACTAGCGTGGATTATGAACGCATCTTCTATGCGCGCCGTCCGATTTTAGAAACGGCAGTGAAAACTTTTTTAGCGAATCAATCATTCCAAGCTGATTTTAAACACTTCGAGAAAAACAACCGCTTGTGGTTAAACAATTTTGCTGAGTTTATGGCAATTAAAGAGCATTTCGGTAATCAAGCATTGCAAAAATGGGATGATAAAAAAGCCGTTGCACGTGATCCAAGTGCATTGGAAAAATATCGCAGCATGTTGGCGGAGCAAATTCAGTACTTTAAAGTGACGCAATATTTCTTCTTCAAACAATGGACTGAATTAAAAAATTACGCAAATCAAAAAGGCATTCAGATTATTGGTGATATGCCGATTTACGTGGCGGCAGATAGCGTAGAGGTTTGGACAAAACCAGAACTCTTCCAATTAGATAAAGAACGCAATCCACTTGTTGTTGCTGGGGTTCCAGCGGATCAATTCAGTGCAACCGGACAGCTTTGGGGCAACCCGCTTTACGATTGGGAAGAGCATAAAAAACAAGGCTACACTTGGTGGATTCACCGCATTGAAGAAAGCTTCAAAATTTATGATGTACTGCGTATCGACCATTTCAAAGGTTTCTCTGATTATTGGCAGGTAGATGGAAAAGCAGAGGTTGCTAAAGATGGTAGCTGGCAGCCAGGCCCAGGTTATGACTTATTTAAAGCTGTTAAAGAGCAACTAGGTGATTTACCGATTATTGCCGAAGATTTAGGTAATATTGATGATAAAGCCAGAAAGCTACTTGCAGATTGTAACTATCCAGGCATGAAGATCCTGCAATTTGGCTTTGAAGATGTTAGCGGAAAAAGTTTAGATAGCCCGCATTATTGCATTCCGCATTCCATTGTTTATACCGGTACACATGATAATGATGTGACCAATGGTTGGTATAACAGCTTAACTGAACAACAGCAGCAATATATCAATGATTATACGCACCGCCGTGAGGATGAATCGATTTACCAAGCAATGATTCGTCAGCTCTTTGCGACGGTTAGCAATACTGCGATTGCCACAATGCAAGATGTTTTAGATTTGCCAGCCAGTTCAAGAATGAATGTTCCCTCAACAATTGGTGGAAACTGGCAATGGAGAATGCAGCAATCTGATTTAACACAAGATAAAAAAGACTTTTTAGCAAAAATGACCACGTTATATCAACGTGCGAATCAGGAAAAAAATAATGATGAAATTTAG
- the glgP gene encoding glycogen/starch/alpha-glucan family phosphorylase: MMKFSTFVKNETNKSLEQLSDKDTYIQLLNYVKTLSADKPKNTGKRKVYYISAEFLIGKLLSNNLINLGVYQDIKTELESAGKSLSHIEDIEPEPSLGNGGLGRLASCFIDSMSTLGLNAEGVGLNYHYGLFKQVFKKNEQHAEPNDWIEDSSWLIPTDISYDVPFKKFTLTSKLDRIDILGYKKDTKNYLNLFDIQSVNSNLIKNGIEFDKTAIEENLTLFLYPDDSDKNGELLRIYQQYFMVSNAAQLLIDEAIARGSNLHDLADYAYVQINDTHPSMVIPELIRLLTEKHQIKFAEAVEIIRNMVGYTNHTILAEALEKWPLAYLDEVVPHLVVIIKKLDKLVRAEYKDPAVQIIDEQKRVHMAHMDIHFSNSVNGVAALHTEILKNSELKAFYALYPEKFNNKTNGITFRRWLEFSNQPLAAYIKELIGDEYLHDATKLEKLLAFKGDKKVHQQLAKIKFENKLALKAYLKENKGIDLDENSIIDTQIKRFHEYKRQQMNALYVIHKYLEIKAGKLPKRKITVIFGGKAAPAYIIAQDIIHLILCLSELINNDPEVNKYLNVHLVENYNVSVAEKLIPATDISEQISLASKEASGTGNMKFMLNGALTLGTMDGANVEIAELAGTENIYTFGKDSESIIKLYETAGYVSKTYYENDKEIKRAVDFILNPAVVKLGNKTRLERLYNELLNKDWFMTLIDFNAYVEAKEQILADYEDQDSWNEKVVHNIAKAGFFSSDRTIAQYNADIWHCEG; this comes from the coding sequence ATGATGAAATTTAGTACATTTGTAAAAAACGAAACCAATAAATCGCTTGAACAATTAAGCGATAAAGACACTTATATTCAATTATTAAATTACGTAAAAACACTTTCTGCAGATAAACCAAAAAACACAGGTAAACGTAAGGTTTATTATATTTCTGCTGAGTTTTTAATTGGTAAATTACTTTCTAATAACCTGATTAACCTTGGTGTGTATCAAGACATCAAAACGGAATTAGAAAGTGCGGGCAAATCATTAAGCCATATTGAAGATATTGAGCCAGAACCGTCTTTAGGAAATGGTGGGTTGGGTCGTTTGGCTTCTTGTTTTATTGATTCCATGTCTACACTTGGCTTAAATGCTGAGGGAGTAGGTTTAAATTATCATTATGGTTTGTTCAAACAGGTCTTTAAAAAGAATGAACAACATGCCGAGCCTAATGATTGGATTGAGGATAGCTCTTGGTTAATTCCAACGGATATTAGCTATGATGTGCCATTTAAGAAATTTACGTTAACCTCTAAATTAGATCGCATTGATATTTTAGGTTATAAGAAAGACACGAAAAACTATCTCAATTTATTTGATATTCAATCAGTGAATTCTAACCTGATTAAAAATGGGATTGAGTTTGATAAAACCGCGATTGAAGAAAATCTAACTTTATTCCTTTATCCAGATGATTCAGATAAAAATGGCGAATTACTGCGTATTTATCAACAATACTTTATGGTATCAAATGCGGCACAATTATTAATTGATGAAGCGATTGCACGTGGCAGTAATTTACATGATCTAGCCGATTATGCCTATGTACAGATCAATGACACGCACCCTTCAATGGTGATTCCTGAATTAATTCGCTTATTAACGGAAAAACATCAGATTAAATTTGCAGAAGCGGTTGAAATTATACGTAATATGGTGGGCTATACCAACCATACAATTTTGGCTGAAGCATTAGAAAAATGGCCACTCGCTTATTTAGATGAAGTGGTGCCTCATTTAGTGGTGATCATTAAAAAATTAGATAAATTAGTGCGTGCCGAGTATAAAGATCCTGCCGTACAAATTATTGATGAACAAAAACGTGTGCATATGGCGCATATGGATATTCACTTTTCAAATTCTGTGAATGGTGTGGCGGCATTACATACAGAGATTTTGAAAAATTCAGAGCTTAAAGCGTTCTATGCGTTATATCCTGAAAAATTCAATAATAAGACAAACGGCATTACCTTCCGCCGTTGGTTAGAGTTTTCTAATCAGCCATTAGCGGCTTATATTAAAGAATTGATTGGTGATGAGTATTTGCATGATGCAACCAAATTAGAAAAATTGTTAGCCTTTAAAGGTGATAAAAAGGTTCATCAACAATTAGCGAAAATTAAGTTTGAAAACAAATTGGCATTAAAAGCGTACCTTAAAGAAAATAAAGGTATTGATTTAGATGAAAATTCTATCATTGATACGCAAATTAAGCGTTTCCATGAATATAAACGCCAACAAATGAATGCGCTTTACGTGATTCATAAATACTTAGAAATTAAAGCAGGTAAATTACCAAAACGTAAAATTACCGTGATTTTCGGTGGAAAAGCTGCACCTGCTTATATTATTGCTCAAGATATTATTCACTTAATTCTTTGTTTATCAGAGTTAATCAATAATGATCCTGAAGTGAACAAGTATTTAAACGTACATTTAGTGGAAAACTATAATGTGAGCGTGGCGGAAAAGCTGATTCCTGCAACCGATATTTCAGAACAAATTTCACTTGCCTCTAAAGAAGCTTCTGGTACAGGGAATATGAAGTTTATGCTTAATGGCGCGTTAACACTAGGCACAATGGATGGTGCTAATGTTGAAATTGCAGAATTAGCAGGCACTGAAAATATCTATACTTTCGGTAAAGATTCAGAAAGCATTATTAAACTTTATGAAACAGCGGGTTATGTTTCAAAAACGTATTATGAAAACGACAAAGAGATTAAAAGAGCGGTCGATTTTATTCTAAATCCTGCCGTGGTGAAATTAGGGAACAAAACACGTTTAGAACGTCTTTATAACGAATTATTGAATAAAGACTGGTTTATGACGTTAATTGACTTTAATGCTTATGTCGAAGCGAAAGAACAAATCTTAGCTGATTATGAAGATCAAGATAGCTGGAATGAGAAAGTGGTTCACAATATCGCAAAAGCGGGCTTCTTCTCATCAGATCGCACTATCGCTCAATATAATGCAGATATCTGGCATTGTGAGGGCTAA